From Pseudomonas sp. G2-4:
ACTTCAGGTCGTAGGCCAATTTCGCCTGGGCGACCATTTCGTCCCGGTTGAAATGCCGGCTGACGTGATACCACTCGCGGCGTCCGTCAACAATCTCCCCACGGGCGTGAAACTCCAGCGCGCGGCGGATACCGGGCGTGTTGCGTACTTTGTTGATCAGCGCCTGGCTCATCACCAGCGGCTTGTTGACGAGCGAGTACGGCGACTGGGAGCGGTCGGCGGCCAGGAATCCATAGAAGTCCCGCTCACGGGCCAGATGCTTGTAGAGCGTCAGTGCCTCGGGGTTTTGCGGCTGAGCCAGTTCCAGCGTACGGGCCTGCCAGTAACGCCAACGGTTGGTGCTGGCCAGCGTCTCGGGCAGGCGGCGGGTCAGTTGGTAGGCGTCGTCCCAGCGGGCCAGGCGCAGCAACAGGCGCAAACGCCATTCAGAAACAGTGTCGTCCCGCAGTTCCGGATCGTATTTGGTCATCACGTCCAAGGCGCGACTGTCGAAGCGCTTGGCCAGGGTCAGGCCGATTTCCCGGGCAATCGCGACTTTTTCATCCCGGGAGAAATGCATGGTGCTAGCGTAGCCGTCCAGCAGCGCCATGGCTTTTTCTGGATCCTGGCGCGCCAGGCGGCGCAGGCCGAGGCTGACGATATCGGACATAGGTTCATCGGCGGGGGTGAAGCGCGAAGGCTGGTTGAGCAGTTCGGGCTTCTGCGCCACGTCCACCAGTAATTTGCCACGAGGAGCGAGGGTGGTCAGGCCGCTGGCCAGACTGTTGGCCAACGGGTAATTGCGCGCCTGGGCAGCCAGTTTGGCGCGCTCCCAGCGTTTTTGTTCGGTCAACTGGCCTTGGGAGGCCCACAGGCCGAACAGCGCGTCACACGCTGTCGGCTGGGACTTGCCGGTAAGCCAGAGTTTTTCGGTGTTGGCGTAGCCTTCGGCCTTAAGACCATGGCTGAGCTGGTACTGGGCGTTGAGGCAGTCCAGTTCGGTGAAATTGAGCTTGGGGTCGTAGTACTTGACGAACGTCGCCCAGTCGCCGCGCTCGGCCAACCACCGCAGCCAGCGTAGTTTCATCCAGTTGGCCTGGGGCAGGTCACCGTGTTCGGCGAGGAACTTCTCGATTTCGGCGTTGCTGGCGCTCTTGAGGCGAGCGGTCAGTTCGTCGTAGGCCAGATAGGGCTCCAGAGGATAATCGCGCAAGGCCTGGCTGTAGCGAAAATAGGGGCCGGAATCACCCTTGGCCAAGGCACGCTTGGCCTCATTGTAATACTGACGTTGGGTGGAGATGTCCACCGCCTGAGCGGATTGAACGGCAGTGGCACACACGAAAAGACAAGATAAAACACTAAAAAGGCGACTGCGCATGATACGTCCGGGCAGAAAAAAACATGACAAGCCCAAGGGTTAACCCAGGGTAACTGTCTGTAGCTTAGCCTTTTGCCAGCAACCGGCGAAAGCTTTGCGGGTCCACCGGTGCAAGTTCGCAACATTTGTTGTGCAGAGTGCTTCCTTGGCGAAATTGGCGGACTCTTGAAGCCTCATCTCAGGTAGAATGCGCGCCCGGTTTTTGGAGAAGCTCATGACCCTGCTCAAATTCAGCGATGTGTCCCTTGCTTTCGGCGCTATGCCGTTGTTGGACAAGGTGTCCTGGCAGATCGCCCGTGGTGAGCGGGTGTGCATCATCGGCCGTAACGGCACTGGCAAGTCGAGCATGATGAAGCTGGTCAAGGGCGATCAGAAGCCCGATGACGGCTCGGTCTGGCGCGCACCAGGCCTGAAAATCGGCGAGTTGCCCCAGGAACTGCCGGTGGCCGACGAGCGGACCGTGTTCGACGTGGTTGCCGAAGGCCTGGACGGTGTCGGCGCGCTGCTGGCCGAGTATCACCACCTGAGCCAGAACATCGTCACCGACGCTGACCTGGACAAGTTGATGCACGTGCAGCACGACCTTGAAGCCCGTGATGGCTGGCGGTTGCAGCAACTGGTCGACAGCACCCTGAGCCGCCTGCAACTGCCGGCCGACAAGACCCTCGCCGAGTTGTCCGGCGGCTGGCGTCGTCGCGTCCTGCTGGCCCAGGCCCTGGTGTCCGAGCCGGACCTTTTGCTGCTCGACGAACCGACCAACCACTTGGACATTGGCGCTATCGCCTGGCTTGAAGAGGCCTTGAAGGATTTCCAGGGCGCAGTACTGTTCATCACCCACGACCGTTCTTTCCTGCAGAACCTGGCAACGCGCATCCTCGAACTGGACCGCGGCGGCCTGATCGACTGGAACGGCGACTACGCCAGCTTCCTGGTGCACAAGGAAGCGGCGCTGGCTGCGGAAGAAACCGCTAACGCGCTGTTCGATAAGAAGCTGGCCCAGGAAGAAGTCTGGATTCGCCAGGGCATCAAGGCTCGTCGCACCCGTAACGAAGGCCGCGTGCGGGCGCTCAAGGCCTTGCGCATGGAACGCAGCGAGCGTCGCGAGCGCACCGGCAAGGCCAACATTCAGTTGGATACTGCTGACAAGTCCGGCAAGCAGGTGATGGTTCTTGAAAACGTGAGTTTCGCGCACCCTGGCGGCCCGTTCCTGATCAAGGACTTTTCCATGGTGCTGCAGCGTGGTGATCGCATTGGTCTGTTGGGTGCCAACGGTACCGGCAAGACCACCTTGCTCAAGCTGATGCTCGGCGGCCTGGTGCCGACCAACGGCAAGGTGGAAGAGGGCACGAAGATCGACGTTGCCTACTTCGACCAGTTGCGCCATCAGTTGGACCTGGAAAAGACCGTGATCGACAACGTGGCTGAAGGCCGCGACTTTATCGATATCGATGGTCAGAGCCGCCACGTACTGAGCTATCTGGGCGATTTCCTGTTCAGCCCCCAGCGCGCTCGTACGCCAGTCAAGGCGCTGTCCGGCGGCGAGCGTGCCCGCCTGTTGCTGGCCAAGCTGTTCAGCAAACCGGCGAACCTGCTGGTGCTCGACGAACCGACCAACGACCTGGACGTGGAAACCCTCGAATTGCTGGAAGAGGTGTTGTTGACGTTCAACGGCACCGTGCTGATGGTCAGTCACGACCGGGCATTCCTCGATAACGTGGTCACCAGTACCCTGGTGTTCGAAGGCGAAGGCCTGGTGCGCGAATACGTCGGTGGCTATCAGGACTGGCTGCGCCAGGGCGGTTCGCCGCGTCTACTGGGCGTGACCGAGAGCAAGTCTGGCAAGGCCGACCTGAATTCGGCGGTGGTCAAGGCCGAGCCGGCCCCGGTTGTCGCAGCAGCGGCGCCGGCGAAGAAAAAGCTCAGCTACAAGCTGCAACGCGAACTGGAAGCGCTGCCGGGCGATATCGACGCCAAGGAAAAGCAGATCGCAGCGGTAGAAGCCGAAATGGCCGACGCCGGGTTCTACCAGCGGCCTGCTGCCGAAACTGCCAAGGTCATCGCGCAGTTGGAGCAGTTGCAAGCCGAGCTGGATGCACTGGTTGAGCGCTGGGCTGAACTGGACGCTTGAACCCGCACGCTCACTGAACCTGTGGCGAGGGAGCAAGCTCCCTCGCCACAGGTTCAGTGAGCTCCTTCGGTGAATTAGCTGCGCTTGACCAGGTGCACCGCCAGTACATCGCAAGGCGCGCCATGCAGCACGTCGTTGGCGGTCGAGCCCAGTAGCAACGCCAGGCCATGGCGGCCATGACTGCCGACGACGATCAGGTCACAACCCTGTTCCTTGGCCAAGTGATGGATCTCCTGGCGCGGTTGACCGTAGGTCAGATGGCAGTTCTCCTTTTTCAGGTCCGGGTACTTCACGATCAATCGGTCAAGGCGTTCCTTGGCTTGATCGAATTGCTGTTGCTGCAGCTGGGAAAGGTCCATCGGCACATCACCACCAAAGGCCATGGCCATCGGCTCGACGATATGCACCAGCGACAGCTTGGTGTCTCTGCCGTCGCACAGGGCGCGAGCGCGTTTGACGACGGGATCGCATTCTTCGGTGAGGTCTACGGCGACCAGGACGTTTGTGTAGTACATGGAAAGCACTCCAGAGAATTGCGATACGGTAAGTATGGCTGGTTTCAAGCGCATTGATGGCAGGGTGGCTCAATGGGCTCATCAGAATTCGGGAGTACAGATATGACGGTCTGGATAGTGGTGTCAATCCTGTTAGTGGTGTTAAGCCCTTTGGCATGGTTGCGGCCGTCCCGTGTTCAGAGTGGTCGCATGGCCCTGCGCATGGAGGCGCGACGCCTGGGGCTGGCCATGCAACTGGCGCCGCAGGAGTGGCCACACTGGCTCGGCCAGCAGCCGCCAAACCCCTGTGCCCAGTACCACCGGCCTCGCCGTGGCAAGCAACCGGCCGTGTGGAGTTACTGGCAAACTGCGCCGGGGGTGTGGGTCAACCAGTGGCGGGAAGTCTGCCAGGATGAGTCCCTGCTCAATCATTTCGAAAAATTGCCGGCCAACGTCTACAAAATCGAAGCCGACCGGCAAATGATCGCCTTGTACTGGGGCGAAAAGGGCGAAGCCAGTGTTTTGCAGGACATTACCAATGTGCTGAAGGCGTTGGCCTGAGGCGTAAAAAAGCCCGACAGTCTCATCGGGCGGGTTGGCCAGGCAGGCCGGTAATCAATCTCATGTCAGGGCGTGCGTTCGTAACGTCCTCTGTTCCCGAATATTCAATCGCGCTCCCGACAGCGTAGTCGGCTGGATCCGGTGTGTCTGGAATTAGGGCGATTTTTCTAATTATTGATTCTATGAATAGCTGCTCATGCGGTGCCGTGTTGCGGATCCGTACGGTACGGAAATGACCGTAAAGTCGCGTTCAAGCCCCTGTTTAGGGCGATTGACAATTGTCGGAAATTCCGTGAAGGTGACGTACCCAAATCAAACGGGCGTATGAATTGAGCGTTTGTATTTTCAGAATGCTCCTACAGAACCCGACTATCGCGTTGACGGGTGTGCCTGGCGGATTGGCGTAGCATCGACGGTAACGTCAATGCCGAACCAGCAGCCAGCGTCCAACGTGTACTGTTCAGCTTCCATATCGTGGAGATCAGTTGATGATTTACGAAGGTAAAGCCATCACGGTTAAGGCTCTTGAAAGTGGCATCGTCGAACTGAAGTTCGATCTCAAGGGTGAGTCCGTCAACAAGTTCAACCGTCTAACCCTGAATGAATTGCGTCAGGCAGTGGACACTATCAAGGCAGATGCTTCGATCAAGGGTGTGATCGTCAGCAGCGGCAAGGACGTCTTCATCGTCGGCGCCGACATCACCGAATTCGTCGATAACTTCAAGCTGCCCGATGCCGAACTGATCGCTGGCAACCTCGAAGCCAACCGTATTTTCAGCGACTTCGAAGACCTCAACGTACCGACCGTCGCGGCCATCAACGGTATCGCCCTGGGCGGCGGCCTGGAAATGTGCCTGGCGGCGGACTACCGCGTCATGTCCACCGTCGCCAAGATCGGCCTGCCGGAAGTCAAGCTGGGCATCTACCCAGGCTTCGGCGGTACCGTGCGCCTGCCGCGCCTGATCGGTGCCGACAACGCTATCGAGTGGATTGCCGCCGGCAAGGAAAACCGCGCTGAAGATGCGCTGAAAGTCGGCGCGGTGGATGCCGTGGTCGAGCCTGGCAAACTCCAGGAAGCGGCCCTTGAAATGATCAAGCGCGCCATCAGCGGCGAGTTTGACTACAAGGCCAAGCGTCAGCCGAAGCTGGAGAAGCTCAAGCTCAACGCGATTGAGCAAATGATGGCCTTCGAGACCGCCAAGGGTTTCGTCGCCGGTCAGGCAGGCCCGAACTACCCGGCACCGGTCGAAGCGATCAAGACCATCCAGAAAGCCGCGAACTTCGGTCGCGACAAGGCACTGGAAGTCGAGGCCACCGGCTTCGTCAAGCTGGCCAAGACCTCGGCAGCACAAAGCCTGATCGGTCTGTTCCTCAATGACCAGGAACTGAAGAAAAAGGCCAAGGCCTACGACGAAATCGCCCGTGACGTGAAGCAGGCCGCCGTGCTCGGTGCCGGCATCATGGGTGGCGGTATCGCCTACCAGTCGGCGTCCAAGGGCACGCCGATCCTGATGAAAGACATCAACGAACACGGCATCGAGCAGGGCCTGGCCGAAGCCGCCAAGCTGCTGGTTGGTCGCGTCGATAAAGGTCGCATGACCGCGGCGAAGATGGCCGAAGTGCTCAACGGCATCCGTCCGACCCTGTCCTACGGCGATTTCGGCCATGTCGACCTGGTGGTCGAAGCTGTGGTCGAGAACCCTAAGGTCAAGCAAGCGGTGCTGGCTGAAGTCGAAGATAAGGTCAAAGAGGACACCATCCTCGCCTCGAACACCTCGACCATCTCCATTTCGCTGCTGGCCAAGGCCCTCAAGCGTCCGGAAAACTTCGTCGGCATGCACTTCTTCAACCCGGTGCACATGATGCCGTTGGTGGAAGTGATCCGTGGCGAGAAGTCCAGCGAACTGGCCGTAGCCACCACCGTTGCCTACGCCAAGAAAATGGGCAAGAACCCAATTGTCGTCAACGACTGCCCGGGCTTTTTGGTCAACCGTGTGCTGTTCCCATACTTCGGCGGTTTCGCCAAGCTGGTCAGCGCTGGCGTCGACTTCGTGCGCATCGACAAGATCATGGAAAAATTCGGCTGGCCGATGGGCCCGGCGTACCTGATGGACGTGGTCGGCATCGACACCGGCCACCACGGTCGCGACGTCATGGCTGAAGGCTTCCCGGACCGCATGAAAGACGACCGCCGTTCGGCTGTCGACGTGCTCTACGAAGCCAAGCGCCTGGGCCAGAAGAACGGCAAGGGCTTCTACGCCTACGAGACCGACAAACGCGGCAAGCAGAAGAAAGTCGCCGATTCGTCGGTGCTGGAAGTGCTCAAGCCGATCGTCTACGAACAGCGCGAAGTCACCGACGAGGACATCATCAACTGGATGATGATCCCACTGTGCCTCGAGACCGTGCGTTGCCTGGAAGACGGCATTGTCGAAACCGCCGCCGAAGCCGACATGGGTCTGGTCTACGGTATCGGTTTCCCTCCATTCCGTGGCGGTGCGCTGCGCTACATCGATTCGATCGGTGTGGCCGAGTTCGTTGCCCTGGCTGACCAGTACGCTGATTTGGGCGCGCTGTACCACCCGACCGCGAAGCTGCGTGAAATGGCCAAGAACGGCCAGAGCTTCTTCGGTTAAGCGCCCAACGACTAGAGCGAGAGAACATTTATGAGCTTGAATCCTAGAGACGTCGTGATTGTCGACTTCGGTCGTACGCCGATGGGCCGCTCCAAGGGCGGCATGCACCGCAACACCCGCGCCGAAGACATGTCGGCGCACCTGATCAGCAAGCTGCTGGAACGCAACGTCAAGGTCGACCCAAACGAAGTCGAGGACGTGATCTGGGGCTGTGTGAACCAGACCCTGGAGCAGGGCTGGAACATCGCCCGCATGGCCTCGCTGATGACCCAGATTCCCCACACGGCGGCCGGCCAGACCGTCAGCCGCCTGTGCGGTTCGTCCATGAGCGCGCTGCACACCGCCGCCCAGGCGATCATGACTGGCAACGGTGACGTGTTTGTCGTCGGCGGTGTCGAGCACATGGGCCACGTGAGCATGATGCACGGTGTCGATCCGAACCCGCACATGTCGCTGTACGCGGCGAAAGCCTCGGGCATGATGGGCCTGACCGCGGAAATGCTCGGCAAAATGCACGGCATCACCCGCGAACAGCAGGACGCCTTCGGCGTGCGCTCCCACCAGCTCGCCCACAAGGCGACCGTGGAGGGTAAGTTCAAGGATGAGATCATCCCGATGCAGGGCTACGACGAGAACGGCTTCCTGAAGCTGTTCGACTACGACGAAACCATTCGTCCGGAAACCACCCTGGAAAGCCTGGCGGCCCTCAAGCCGGCCTTCAATCCGAAGGGCGGCACCGTGACAGCCGGGACTTCGTCGCAGATCACCGACGGTGCCTCGTGCATGATCGTGATGTCGGCCCAGCGTGCCCAGGACCTGGGCATCCAGCCGATGGCGGTGATTCGTTCGATGGCGGTGGCGGGTGTGGACCCGGCGATCATGGGCTATGGTCCAGTACCGGCCACGCAGAAAGCCTTGAAGCGTGCAGGCCTGAGCATTTCCGATATCGACTTCTTCGAGCTCAACGAAGCTTTCGCCGCACAGGCCCTGCCCGTGCTGAAAGATTTGAAAGTGCTCGACAAGATGAACGAGAAGGTTAACCTGCACGGCGGCGCGATCGCCCTGGGTCACCCGTTCGGTTGCTCCGGTGCGCGTATCTCTGGCACCCTGCTCAACGTCATGAAGCAGAACGGCGGCACTTTTGGGGTGTCCACCATGTGCATTGGTCTCGGCCAAGGCATCGCCACTGTCTTCGAACGCGTCTAAGCGTTACGTCGATGGAAGCCGGGGCCAAGTGCCCCGGTTTTTGTTTTTCTGGGTTTAGTAAGAAAAATTTTGTTTTTATTTTGGAAAGATTTCAGTGAGGGCCAAAGCATGCCGATACAACCTGGGCTCTACCAACATTACAAAGGTCCGCAGTACCGTGTATTCAGCATTGCACGGCACTCCGAGACCGAGGAAGAAGTGGTCTTCTATCAAGCCCTGTATGGCGATTACGGCTTTTGGGTGCGTCCCTTGAGCATGTTCGAGGAGTCCGTCGAGGTTGACGGAGAACAGGTGCCACGCTTTGCTTTGGTGCAGGCCGAGGAGAGCATTTTTTCCAAGCCTTGAGGCCAACATGCGGGTAACCCTGCGCTTGACCTCACCCTGCAGCCACTATATATAGCGGTGCCGCGTCAGGCGCCAACCGCCTTTCACTTTTTAGAATTCAGGAATTTTCTGATCCATGGGCAAATCGCTGGTCATTGTGGAATCCCCGGCTAAGGCCAAGACCATCAACAAGTATCTGGGCAACCAATACGTGGTGAAGTCGAGTATCGGCCATATCCGAGACCTGCCCACCAGCGGTTCGGCTAGCGCCAGCAAGGAGCCAGCCGCCAAGCGCGGCAAGGCTGCTGCCGGTGAAGCGCCGGCGCTGTCGCCGAAAGACAAGGCGCGCAAGCAGCTGGTCTCACGCATGGGGGTCGATCCGGAACACGGCTGGAAGGCCAAGTACGAGATCCTTCCAGGCAAGGAAAAGGTCATCGAAGAGCTGCGCCGGCTCGCCAAGGATGCCGACACCATCTATCTCGCGACGGACTTGGACCGCGAAGGGGAAGCCATTGCCTGGCACCTGCGCGAAGCCATTGGTGGGGATGACAGCCGCTACAAGCGCGTGGTGTTCAACGAAATCACCAAAAAGGCCATCCAGGAAGCCTTTTCCCAACCAGGCGAGCTGGACATCGATCGGGTCAACGCCCAACAGGCGCGTCGTTTCCTTGACCGCGTGGTGGGCTACATGGTCTCGCCACTGCTGTGGGCCAAGATCGCCCGCGGCCTGTCGGCTGGTCGTGTGCAGTCGGTTGCGGTGAAGTTGGTGGTGGAGCGTGAGCGGGAGATCCGCGCGTTCATCCCTGAAGAGTACTGGGAAGTCCACGCCGACCTCGGCACCGCGAAGGGCGCCACCGTGCGCTTCGACGTGGCCCGGGAGAAGGGCGAGGCCTTCAAGCCGCTCAACGAAGCCCAGGCCATGGCCGCGCTGGAGAAGCTCAAGGCTTCCAGCTACAGCATCGTCAAGCGCGAAGATAAACCGACCAGCAGCAAACCGTCGGCGCCGTTCATTACTTCTACCTTGCAACAGGCTGCGAGCAACCGCCTGGGCTTTGGCGTGAAGAAAACCATGATGATGGCCCAGCGTCTGTACGAAGCCGGCTACATCACTTATATGCGTACCGACTCGACCAATCTCTCGGTCGATGCCGTGGCGATGGCGCGCAGTTATATAGAAAGCGAGTTCGGCAAGAAATACCTGCCGGAAACGCCGAACGTCTACAGCAGTAAAGCCGGCGCGCAAGAGGCGCACGAAGCGATTCGTCCGTCCGACGCCAACACCGAGCCAAGTAAATTGTCTGGCATGGAGCGCGATGCCGAGCGTCTCTATGAACTGATCTGGCGCCAGTTCCTGGCTTGCCAGATGCTGCCGGCGCAATACCTGTCGACCACGGTCAGCGTCGGTGCCGGCGACTTCGAGCTGCGTGCCAAGGGCCGCATCCTGAAGTTCGACGGCTACACTCGCGTCATGCCGCAAATCACTAAGCCTGGGGACGACGACGTCCTGCCGGACATGGCCCAGGGCGACGTGATGAAGCTGATCAAGCTTGATCCGACGCAGCACTTCACCAAGCCGCCGGCTCGTTATTCGGAAGCCAGCCTGGTCAAGGAAATGGAAAAGCGTGGCATCGGTCGTCCTTCGACCTACGCGGCGATCATTTCCACCATCCAGGATCGCGGCTACGTGGCGCTGCACAACCGTCGGTTCTATTCGGAAAAGATGGGTGACATTGTTACCGAGCGTTTGTCCGAGAGCTTCTCGAACCTGATGGACTACGGCTTCACCGCCGGTATGGAAGAGAACCTCGACGATGTGGCCCAGGGTGAGCGGGACTGGAAAAACGTCCTCGACGAGTTCTACGGCGACTTCAAGAAAAAACTCGAAGTGGCCGAAAGCCCGGACAACGGCATGCGGGCCAACCAGCCGGTCATGACCGACATTCCGTGCTTGACCTGCGGGCGTCCAATGCAGATCCGTACCGCCTCGACCGGTGTATTCCTCGGTTGCTCGGGCTACAGCCTGCCACCCAAGGAGCGCTGCAAGGCGACGGTCAACCTGGTGCCCGGCGATGAAATCGCAGCCGACGACGAGGGCGAATCGGAATCCCTGGTTTTGCGCGGCAAGCATCGCTGCCCGATCTGCAGCACGGCGATGGATGCTTACCTGTTGGATGAAAAGCGCAAGCTGCACATCTGCGGTAACAACCCAGATTGTGCCGGTTACGAGATCGAAGAGGGCACCTACCGCATCAAGGGCTATGAAGGCCCGAGCCTGGAATGCGACAAGTGTGGCAGCGAGATGCAGCTCAAGACCGGTCGTTTCGGCAAGTTCTTCGGTTGCACCAATCCAACCTGCAAGAACACCCGCAAACTGCTCAAGAGCGGTGATGCGGCGCCGCCGAAGATGGATCCGGTGAAGATGCCGGAGCTCAAGTGCGAGAAGGTCAATGACACCTACATCTTGCGCGACGGTGCGTCTGGCCTGTTCCTGGCGGCCAGTCAGTTCCCGAAAAACCGCGAGACCCGTGCACCATTGGTGATGGAAATCCTTCCGCATAAGAGCGAGATCGATCCGAAGTACCATTTCCTCTGTGAGGCACCGCAAAAAGACCCGGAAGGTCGCCCAGCGGTGATTCGCTACAGCCGCAAGACCAAGGAGCAGTACGTGCAGACCGAAGTCGACGGCAAGCCTACCGGCTGGAAGGCGTACTACGATGGCGGTAAATGGACGGTCGAGGACAAGCGCTGATCGCCAGGGCTTGTCTGGAGGGCGGGGTTGAGGCTCTTGTGGCGAGGGAGCTTGCTCCCGCTGGCGGCGCAGCCGCCCTCTACAATCGCTAAATCCGCATAGACCTAACAAAAGGCCGCATGACAACCCAAGGGTTTTCATGCGGCCTTTTTGTTTTTGGCTTGCAGTGGCCTCGGTTGATCCACGACACTGTCGCCCTTGCGTGAAGCTTTTATTTCGTTGGGGAGAATGCCGTCATGGCCCACGAACTCTACACCCGCACCAATCAGAAAATCTATTTCGCCGGCCTGTCGCTCGAAGCGCTCGCCAGGGCGGAGGATGGGCGTGCGATGAATTCCCCGGCGCTGATCCAGGCAGGGCGCGAATCAGCGCTGTTTCATCTGTACGGTGCGTTGTTGGGGCTGTGCCATGAAATTGCGGGCTTCTATCGTCTGCCACAAGCGAATGCGCCACGGGCCGAGCTGCTGTTGACCCGCGAAGTGCTGGATACCATTGCCATTCCTGAGTTGGCCGAGATGGTCGAACTGGCCCACAACCCGGAAACCTGGCTGGCCCAGTTGCTGGCAGCCCACGCGGCGCTGTTCCAACCGCCACGGGCTCCTCGAAAGCCTAAGGGCGACGTGACTCAACCGTTGATCGTTGCGGTCAACCTGGATGAGCAAGACCCCGAGCAGGAGCTGAGCCAGGAAGAGCTGGAGAGCTGGCGTCAGAACCTGAAAAGTCTGGCGATTCGCTTTCGCGAAGGTTTGAACGAGTGCTGAATTTTCCTTCAGTCCGGTCTGTTTGTTGATAACGCTTGGTCAAGATCCCGAGCGAAGCCTGGCCGATGACTATATAATCCTCGCCTTTCGTGGAGAACAGACTTTTATGCCTACGTCCTTTCTAGAAATTGTCGAACTTCCTGATGGCCGCATCGAGCTGCGCAGGGCTGAGGACGAAGGTTCTCTGGTTACCCTGAACTTCTCCGAAGATGCCAAGGTATTCCTCCAGGGCCAACACGTCGAAGTCGCGAAGGCGATGCTGAGCGTGGGCGTTCAGATGGCGGGTCGCCTGGTTGAAGGCGAATTCAACAAGGAAGAGGGGCCGCGGGTTCTTCATTGATTCCGTCTGTCGCTTTTTTGGAAGATAGTGTGAATGGCCGGCTTCTCTGCCCTGGAGAAGCCCTGCGTTTTTAGCCCAATCGAATATTCAGGCTTTGTGCGTCCCCGGTGCGAGCGGCGCTGATCAATTGTTGCCGTGCGGTCGCGGTTAACGGATTGAGCCAGCTGACCACCGTATGACTGCGGCCCAGACGCAAGGCTTCACAAGTCAGTTGTTGGGCGCTTTGGCTGCCCCGTGGTTGCAGCAGCAGGATGCGCTCACGGTTCAGGCCGGCGTCCCGCAGCCAGGCCTGGGTAACGCTGGCCGGCGGTGCGATCAGGGTCAACCAGCGAGCGTCCTGGTCCTGGCTGAGCTCTCGCAGAATCGGCGCCAGCAGGTTCAGGCAGTTCCCGGCCGCACCACGTAACGACAGTTCACTGAACGCCTCGGGTTCGATGCCCCAGGGTGACTCGATCACTTCTTTCAGGACAGGAGCCAGCGGTTGGGCCATAAACGCCTCGAACAGCGGAAGTTGCGTGTGCTGTGGTGTGTGTGGGAACTGCATAAAGCCTCCTTTAGCGGCGAATGACGCCAACGCTCAAGCCTTCGATGACCAGGTCCTGATCTTTCAGGTTCACTTCAATGGGGGCGAACT
This genomic window contains:
- a CDS encoding DUF6586 family protein, with the protein product MAHELYTRTNQKIYFAGLSLEALARAEDGRAMNSPALIQAGRESALFHLYGALLGLCHEIAGFYRLPQANAPRAELLLTREVLDTIAIPELAEMVELAHNPETWLAQLLAAHAALFQPPRAPRKPKGDVTQPLIVAVNLDEQDPEQELSQEELESWRQNLKSLAIRFREGLNEC
- the topA gene encoding type I DNA topoisomerase, whose amino-acid sequence is MGKSLVIVESPAKAKTINKYLGNQYVVKSSIGHIRDLPTSGSASASKEPAAKRGKAAAGEAPALSPKDKARKQLVSRMGVDPEHGWKAKYEILPGKEKVIEELRRLAKDADTIYLATDLDREGEAIAWHLREAIGGDDSRYKRVVFNEITKKAIQEAFSQPGELDIDRVNAQQARRFLDRVVGYMVSPLLWAKIARGLSAGRVQSVAVKLVVEREREIRAFIPEEYWEVHADLGTAKGATVRFDVAREKGEAFKPLNEAQAMAALEKLKASSYSIVKREDKPTSSKPSAPFITSTLQQAASNRLGFGVKKTMMMAQRLYEAGYITYMRTDSTNLSVDAVAMARSYIESEFGKKYLPETPNVYSSKAGAQEAHEAIRPSDANTEPSKLSGMERDAERLYELIWRQFLACQMLPAQYLSTTVSVGAGDFELRAKGRILKFDGYTRVMPQITKPGDDDVLPDMAQGDVMKLIKLDPTQHFTKPPARYSEASLVKEMEKRGIGRPSTYAAIISTIQDRGYVALHNRRFYSEKMGDIVTERLSESFSNLMDYGFTAGMEENLDDVAQGERDWKNVLDEFYGDFKKKLEVAESPDNGMRANQPVMTDIPCLTCGRPMQIRTASTGVFLGCSGYSLPPKERCKATVNLVPGDEIAADDEGESESLVLRGKHRCPICSTAMDAYLLDEKRKLHICGNNPDCAGYEIEEGTYRIKGYEGPSLECDKCGSEMQLKTGRFGKFFGCTNPTCKNTRKLLKSGDAAPPKMDPVKMPELKCEKVNDTYILRDGASGLFLAASQFPKNRETRAPLVMEILPHKSEIDPKYHFLCEAPQKDPEGRPAVIRYSRKTKEQYVQTEVDGKPTGWKAYYDGGKWTVEDKR
- a CDS encoding DUF1653 domain-containing protein, with translation MPIQPGLYQHYKGPQYRVFSIARHSETEEEVVFYQALYGDYGFWVRPLSMFEESVEVDGEQVPRFALVQAEESIFSKP
- the sulA gene encoding SOS-induced cell division inhibitor SulA: MQFPHTPQHTQLPLFEAFMAQPLAPVLKEVIESPWGIEPEAFSELSLRGAAGNCLNLLAPILRELSQDQDARWLTLIAPPASVTQAWLRDAGLNRERILLLQPRGSQSAQQLTCEALRLGRSHTVVSWLNPLTATARQQLISAARTGDAQSLNIRLG